In Rhizoctonia solani chromosome 7, complete sequence, one DNA window encodes the following:
- a CDS encoding cadmium ion transporter, protein MLSATNHHGSGGFNPTQYVPLCPRTRAQPAVSPPVSQIYIVSYEFPWVIEVNAAVSDPGAHHFVTSGRERHAAEPFVTIYDVMHALWAYLQRPVVESEWSALSSTQRRTIRRTCLSAYAREPSRSYSQGTITSRSRSQKPAKAIASEDRKVVRKIDWLGTYTRFAGLGKDEELIADRIEEPWKRN, encoded by the exons ATGCTCTCAGCGACGAACCATCATGGCTCTGGTGGTTTCAATCCCACACAATACGTGCCTCTTTGTCCGAGAACCCGCGCTCAACCTGCAGTATCTCCACCAGTGTCACAGATATATATCGTTTCTTACGAATTTCCTTGGGTCATCGAGGTTAATGCGGCAGTGTCTGACCCTGGGGCACACCATTTTGTAACCTCTGGTCGAGAGAGACACGCAGCTGAACCTTTTGTCACTATTTATGACGTTATGCATGCATTATGGGCATATCTGCAGAGGCCGGTGGTTGAATCAGAATG GTCAGCGTTGTCATCCACACAAAGACGAACTATAAGGCGCACCTGTCTCTCCGCATACGCCCGCGAGCCATCACGCTCATATTCACAAGGCACCATAACTTCGAGGTCCCGGTCGCAGAAACCAGCCAAAGCAATTGCATCTGAAGACAGAAAGGTCGTAAGGAAAATCGACTGGCTGGGCACATACACTCGCTTTGCTGGTCTGGGGAAAGACGAGGAATTAATCGCTGACAGAATTGAAGAGCCCTGGAAGAGGAATTGA
- a CDS encoding endoplasmic oxidoreductin-1, whose protein sequence is MMNNRARATTALLWTSAGLALAGSPFPGTPGSLKGVLGEKSPKKMGTCHKPTGPIETTLCDFETVESVNSKLFGQLADLVTTPFFKYFKVDLYRGCPFWEDDGYCVMRECGVTSVDESQVPEMWRTAALSKVQGLSEESRKSFPGCYYRDSDFCFLDDEATSDGEYVDLTANPERFTGYSGQGAHQVWKAIYEENCFGLTEAKQSGRLGGLGVPTSKPLSGVVIPPGLASEGGDPKTWEASGATCLEKRVYYRIISGLHASISTHICMEILNRQTGEWEADLQCYIDRVASHPERLQNIYFNAVLMLRALRKVGPYLQAYNICSGDLEEEKRSRFLLNNVLEIAGEVGKFDESTLFKGADAAILREEFKDRFRNVTRIMDCIGCTKCRLWGKIQTTGVATALKILFEFDEATLDPRVNPNLLQRAEVVALINTLHRFTESLNAVEQFRKMWELEYGPAVSVPSRSDETVPPTSARPTAEPARPSLISKLADLCPACVRNWAQGVQEFASGLMTEVEDIFSMSKDGVPRPDL, encoded by the exons ATGATGAATAATCGAGCACGTGCGACGACCGCGCTACTATGGACGTCTGCGGGCCTTGCTCTTGCGGGATCCCCGTTTCCAGGAACACCAGGCAGCCTCAAAGGCGTGCTTGGAGAGAAGAGTCCGAAGAAAATGGGAACATGTCACAAG CCTACGGGCCCTATCGAAACAACCCTATGTGACTTTGAAACTGTCGAGAGTGTCAATAGCAAGCTGTTTGGTCAGCTTGCAGACCTCGTTACCACCCCGTTTTTCAAGTATTTCAAG GTCGATCTGTACCGTGGCTGTCCGTTCTGGGAAGACGATGGTTACTGCGTCATGCGAGAATGCGGGGTTACTTCTGTCGACGAGAGCCAAGTTCCCGAAATGTGGCGCACTGCGGCACTGAGTAAAGTCCAAGGTCTCTCAGAAGAATCG AGGAAATCCTTCCCAGGCTGTTATTACCGGGACTCTGACTTTTGCTTCCTCGACGACGAAGCGACATCCGACGGTGAATATGTCGACTTGACTGCCAACCCCGAACGCTTTACCGGCTACTCTGGGCAGGGAGCCCATCAAGTCTGGAAAGCCATCTACGAGGAGAATTGCTTTGGGCTCACCGAAGCCAAGCAGTCCGGTAGACTCGGTGGTCTCGGTGTGCCAACCAGTAAACCACTGTCTGGCGTCGTAATCCCACCCGGACTGGCATCAGAAGGAGGCGATCCAAAGACATGGGAGGCATCGGGCGCGACGTGTCTCGAAAAGCGAGTCTATTATCGAATCATTTCAG GGCTCCATGCATCCATTTCGACCCATATCTGCATGGAAATTCTGAATCGACAAACTGGAGAATGGGAGGCCGACCTGCAATGCTACATTGACCGCGTTGCATCACATCCCGAACGACTACAGAACATCTACTTCAACGCCGTTCTGATGCTACGTGCACTCCGAAAAGTTGGGCCATACCTACAAGCCTACAACATCTGTTCGGGCGATCTG GAAGAGGAAAAACGCAGCAGGTTCCTGCTCAACAACGTTCTCGAGATTGCTGGCGAAGTCGGCAAATTCGATGAGAGCACATTGTTCAAGGGTGCCGACGCTGCG ATCCTCCGGGAAGAGTTCAAGGACCGCTTCAGGAACGTTACCCGTATCATGGATTGCATCGGGTGCACCAAATGCAGACTATGGGGCAAGATCCAGACTACTGGAGTTGCCACTGCTCTCAAGATCCTCTTCGAGTTTGACGAAGCCACGCTTGA TCCTCGTGTCAACCCTAATCTCCTTCAACGTGCTGAAGTCGTGGCCCTGATCAACACCCTACACCGATTTACCGAGTCCTTAAATGCGGTTGAACAGTTCCGGAAGATGTGGGAGCTCGAGTATGGGCCTGCT GTTTCGGTTCCTTCCCGCTCTGACGAAACCGTACCGCCTACTTCAGCTAGACCTACTGCTGAACCTGCCAGACCTAGTCTGATAAGCAAACTCGCCGACTTGTGCCCAGCCTGTGTGCGAAATTGGGCACAAGGCGTACAAGAGTTTGCTAGCGGTCTCATGACTGAAGTCGAGGATATCTTCTCCATGTCCAAAGATGGAGTTCCACGACCAGACTTATAG
- a CDS encoding OPA3-like protein: protein MASVKLATLVIRTLAKPISARIKHQAEQHESFKQICISWAQWTHRTEVGLRTSLLGESAKHIKPLSETRAIQNGANGLAEAFLFTVAASLILAEAWRSNRSQARRRDSVDDQLEDLQNEIRELKSRIAGMTTDWKEKLEEESSRNNELSRILTRVVEIGLRGGWAEVVDQAPLKIPASIVKHAELPDPRTSDGGDSSRSET, encoded by the exons ATGGCGTCAGTTAAACTTGCAACGCTCGTCATCAGA ACTCTTGCGAAGCCAATCAGTGCTCGAATTAAACACCAGGCGGAGCA ACATGAGTCGTTCAAGCAAATTTGTATATCTTGGGCTCAGTGGACTCATCGAACAGAG GTCGGTCTACGCACGAGCTTATTGGGGGAGTCGGCCAAGCATATTAAACCGTTGAGCGAGACTCG CGCGATTCAGAACGGAGCAAATGGTCTCGCCGAGGCGTTCTTATTTACGGTTGCCGCAAGTTTAATATTAGCAGAGGCATGGCGATCGAATCGGTCACAAGCCAGGAGACGTGATAGCGTGGACGACCAATTGGAGGACCTCCAGAATGAAATACGCGAGTTAAAGAGTCGAATAGCGGGCATGACTACGGATTGGAAAGAGAAATTAGAAGAAGAGAGTTCAAG AAACAACGAATTGTCCCGGATACTTACGAGGGTAGTTGAAATTGGGCTCCGAGGTGGCTGGGCGGAAGTGGTCGACCAAGCACCGCTGAAGATACCTGCATCTATCGTCAAGCACGCCGAGTTGCCCGATCCTCGAACGAGTGACGGCGGCGACAGCTCAAGAAGCGAGACGTAG
- a CDS encoding Serine/threonine-protein kinase: MHNPRVLSLRIDTNVRPSLHLPSGSLQDTPWRTPVTPGSPALFSPTNTSASTQTPVTPASRAPWFPIGGNAGSPGSCDIDILKYPNVVHAGEPRDHGAFASIERLGGSLRGLLMSKPSQSKDSQLSKTTAVVIESNLSDWSIVEEVLKEALATATNTDYVLRGIIRKVKTGDSFQQLSAGRLWAALMKRSNSIVYESVTRKDFLADLEQVICSPRTEPVAADRLIAVLATSIHDFPHREGTGRLKELWNKLCVQRTLDRTPIHPEDAIYGTVPLIDTVRGTSIENSTVPTPYYEPRVPPSSPHPENRPDGQVQTGDDSSTPCGNTTDSSPVKIGPLAKRPARETPQLVVEEDGDLGLPPPYSPSQVASTSSSRMLSVVDNYPFAKGYTNDIGPDIDIDSLEPHPFARGAFGDVRRGSLRDGTPVAIKCLRFYTQAQATVNNELGMVSEFMPNGTIQEYIRNNPGVDRYQLAIYVCAGLVYLHEHPKHIVHGDLKALNVVVDVNGIPKLTDFGLAQMIRAEDSTERSSSSCVGGTSRWMAPELIGSESPSASCEKPNFASDVHALGMTIYEIFTGALPFSSLKREPQVILAIMNREIPERIPSIFTDELWDLLCQCWKYDAKERPTARQVLHVLEKLHSPEPDI; this comes from the exons ATGCACAACCCTAGAGTTTTGAGCCTCCGAATCGATACCAACGTTAGGCCATCACTTCACCTCCCTAGTGGTTCCTTGCAAGATACGCCATGGCGAACTCCAGTAACACCCGGTTCTCCCGCACTGTTCAGTCCAACTAATACCAGCGCATCGACTCAAACGCCCGTAACGCCAGCTTCAAGAGCGCCGTGGTTTCCAATAGGAGGAAATGCAGGCTCTCCCGGATCTTGTGATATTGATATTCTAAAGTACCCCAATGTGGTACATGCCGGG GAGCCCCGAGATCATGGGGCTTTTGCATCCATCGAGCGCCTAGGTGGATCACTTCGTGGGTTGCTAATGTCCAAACCTTCGCAAAGCAAGGACTCTCAGCTTAGTAAAACAACAG CGGTGGTGATAGAAAGTAATCTCAGTGACTGGTCGATCGTAGAGGAAGTGCTGAAAGAGGCGCTTGCGACCGCTACAAACACTGATTATGTCCTCAGGGGAATAATTCGAAAAGTGAA AACTGGCGATTCCTTTCAACAATTGTCTGCAGGAAGA TTATGGGCAGCATTAATGAAGAGATCGAATTCAATAGTATACGAAAGTGTTACTCGGAAGGACTTTTTGGCTGATTTGGAGCAAGTAATTTGCTCGCCGCGTACTGAACCGGTTGCTGCTGATCGATTGATCGCGGTGCTAGCAACCTCCATCCATGACTTTCCGCATCGGGA AGGAACAGGACGATTGAAAGAGCTGTGGAACAAGCTTTGTGTTCAGAGGACACTAGACAGGACACCAATCCATCCCGAGGACGCAATATATGGCACAGTCCCCCTAATAGATACAGTTCGAGGCACCAGCATAGAAAACTCAACTGTTCCTACACCCTACTATGAGCCTCGGGTGCCTCCAAGTTCGCCTCATCCCGAAAACCGACCAGACGGACAAGTCCAGACTGGAGACGATTCCAGTACACCCTGTGGCAATACAACAGACAGTTCTCCAGTAAAAATAGGGCCTCTAGCAAAACGTCCAGCTAGGGAAACACCACAGTTAGTCGTTGAAGAAGATGGGGATTTGGGGCTTCCGCCTCCCTACTCACCCTCTCAGGTCGCTTCTACGAGTTCCTCAA GAATGCTCTCTGTTGTGGACAATTATCCCTTTGCCAAGGGATATACTAATGACATTGGCCCTGATATCGACATTGACTCCTTGGAGCCTCATCCATTTGCTCGTGGGGCCTTTGGAGATGTACGCCGAGGGTCATTACGGGACGGGACACCCGTGGCCATCAAGTGCCTGCGCTTCTATACGCAGGCTCAAGCTACTG TTAATAACGAGCTGGGTATGGTTTCTGAGTTCATGCCGAACGGAACCATACAAGAGTATATACGCAACAATCCGGGTGTGGATCGGTATCAGTTG GCCATCTATGTATGCGCTGGTCTAGTGTACTTACACGAACATCCCAAACACATT GTACACGGTGACCTCAAAGCA CTTAACGTCGTAGTGGACGTAAATGGAATTCCCAAGCTGACCGATTTCGGCTTGGCTCAGATGATTCGCGCGGAGGATTCTACTGAGCGCTCTTCATCCTCATGTGTTGGAGGAACTTCACGTTGGATG GCTCCTGAATTGATTGGCTCTGAATCCCCGAGTGCTTCTTGCGAGAAGCCTAACTTTGCAAGTGACGTTCATGCATTGGGAATG ACTATTTAC GAGATATTCACAGGGGCACTGCCATTTTCTTCCCTCAAAAGGGAACCGCAAGTCATACTTGCTATCATGAATCGAGAGATTCCAGAGAGAATTCCCAGTATTTTCACAGATGAGCTCTGGGACCTACTGTGCCAATGCTGGAAGTACGATGCCAAGGAGCGCCCAACAGCTCGTCAAGTACTACACGTACTAGAAAAGTTGCACAGTCCAGAGCCAGACATATAA
- a CDS encoding carbohydrate esterase family 10 protein, whose protein sequence is MLSSLTQAIVALSLAAPFPVSAGNSVIQGSSGLSYIGLRNATAGQDYFLGIPFAQPPVGPLRFKPPVPWTPGNFTVVNATLDGASCEQNVPFTSNRISEDCLTLNVWKPTNVTGKLPIMVWIYGGGFYQGEIKRYPGTQLLERANKIGKPIIYVAMNYRLGIYGFPPGRAAADAGALNLAFKDQRLALQWIRDNIGYFGGDPDKVTIFGVSAGAISASYQTFYNEGKIGKLFRGMILESGSPTTLNAAGPNDPVREAGFQFLVNATGCLNSTTPFECVRNAPSDLLSQANKDLFVVEPYYRAIGQAPTIFGPTYAPNDEFFTAPIPRLMHTGKFGKVPFISGALLDEGTAFVDGPETSIQGDQDIINWLTAHFPGLYFAAGSPYGTGNETFGRGTQYKRFASLFGDLAFQAPRRDFLRSSRNYGTPTWSYIFKERSLDYPAEYGIAHGSDTSFVMQTWGLSTPSASPAAIDLMETIGDYWVNFAYNLDPNSRNNPRRVFWPKYDKEEIALQLLASNVTAFKDSDRANAIDFLIDGHGLYS, encoded by the exons ATGCTTTCTTCTCTGACTCAGGCCATAGTTGCGCTGTCCTTAGCTGCACCATTTCCCGTTTCAGCGGGGAACTCAGTCATACAAGGGTCATCTGGTCTGTCTTACATCGGCCTGCGCAATGCGACCGCTGGTCAGGACTACTTTCTGGGGATTCCTTTCGCTCAACCTCCTGTCGGTCCTTTACGATTCAAGCCGCCAGTTCCTTGGACTCCTGGAAATTTTACGGTGGTAAACGCGACATTGGATGGTGCAAGCTGCGAGCAAAATGTTCCGTTCACAAGTAATAGGATATCCGAGGATTGTTTAACGCTTAATGTTT GGAAGCCAACAAATGTGACAGGGAAGTTACCTATCATGGTTTGGATAT ATGGCGGCGGCTTTTATCAAGGAGAAATTAAGAGATACCCAGGAACGCAGTTGCTTGAAAGAGCGAATAAAATA GGAAAACCAATCATCTACGTTGCAATGAACTACAGACTAGGAATTTACGGGT TTCCCCCCGGTCGGGCTGCGGCTGACGCAGGGGCACTCAACCTTGCCTTTAAAGATCAGAGGCTTGCTCTCCAATGGATTCGTGATAATATAGGCTATTTTGGCGGAGACCCCGACAAG GTCACTATATTCGGCGTTTCTGCCGGAGCGATTAGCGCATCATATCAGACATTCTACAATGAGGGTAAAATAGGAAAACTATTCCGAGGTATGATACTTGAATCTGGGTCACCAACCAC ACTGAATGCAGCTGGACCAAACGATCCTGTCAGGGAAGCCGGGTTTCAATTTTTGGTTAATGCTACAGGATGCTTGAATAGCACGACTCCGTTCGAATGCGTACGAAATGCCCCGTCTGATCTACTCAGTCAAGCTAACAAAGATTTGTTTGTG GTTGAGCCCTACTATCGAGCCATAGGACAAGCCCCCACAATATTTGGTCCAACGTATGCTCCAAATGATGAATTCTTTACCGCACCAATCCCTCGTCTTATGCACACCGGAAAATTTGGAAAGGTTCCGTTCATCAGTGGAG CCCTACTGGACGAAGGAACAGCGTTTGTCGACGGCCCGGAAACTTCGATTCAAGGAGACCAGGATATTATCAACTGGCTCACTGCTCACTTCCCTGGGCTATACTTTG CTGCCGGATCACCCTACGGTACTGGAAACGAGACATTCGGACGCGGCACTCAATATAAGCGATTTGCGAGTCTATTTGGTGACCTTGCGTTCCAA GCTCCTCGCCGTGATTTTCTGAGGTCATCCAGAAATTATGGTACTCCAACCTG GTCGTATATATTCAAAGAGCGATCATTGGATTATCCTGCAGAATACGGCATAGCTCATGGAAGCGATACTTCCTTTGTAATGCAGACGTGGGGTCTATCCACCCCAAGTGCCTCGCCTGCAGCGATTGATCTTATGGAAACAATCGGTGACTATTG GGTTAATTTCGCATACAATTTGGATCCTAATTCGAGGAATAATCCAAGAC GTGTGTTCTGGCCAAAGTATGACAAAGAAGAGATTGCCCTTCAACTATTAGCTTCGAATGTGACCGCCTTCAAAGACTCCGATAGAGCCAATGCAATCGATTTCCTAATCGATGGGCACGGTTTATATTCATAA